Proteins encoded together in one Saccopteryx leptura isolate mSacLep1 chromosome 7, mSacLep1_pri_phased_curated, whole genome shotgun sequence window:
- the LOC136378353 gene encoding LOW QUALITY PROTEIN: ATP synthase subunit O, mitochondrial-like (The sequence of the model RefSeq protein was modified relative to this genomic sequence to represent the inferred CDS: substituted 1 base at 1 genomic stop codon), whose translation MATPAMSGLSWQVXCFSTSVVRPFAKLVRPPVQIYGIEGRYATALYSAASKQNKLEQVEKELLRVAQLLKEPKLASSIMNPYVKRSIKVKSLNDMTAKEKFSPLTSNLINLLAENGRLTNSPAVISAFSTIMSVHRGEVPCTVTTASPLDDATLSELKTVLNSFLSKNQILKLEVKTDPLIMGGMIVHIGEKYVDMSAKTKIQKLSVLMREAF comes from the coding sequence ATGGCCACCCCAGCAATGTCCGGCCTCTCCTGGCAGGTGTGATGCTTCAGCACATCGGTGGTCAGGCCGTTTGCCAAGCTTGTGCGGCCACCTGTTCAGATATATGGTATCGAAGGTCGCTATGCCACTGCCCTGTATTCTGCTGCCTCCAAACAGAATAAACTGGAGCAGGTAGAAAAGGAACTGTTGCGAGTAGCACAACTCCTGAAGGAACCCAAGTTGGCCTCTTCCATTATGAATCCCTATGTGAAGCGCTCCATTAAAGTGAAAAGCCTGAATGATATGACTGCAAAGGAGAAGTTTTCTCCCCTCACGTCCAACCTGATCAATTTGCTTGCTGAAAATGGTCGCTTGACCAACAGCCCTGCCGTCATTTCTGCCTTTTCTACGATAATGAGTGTCCACCGTGGAGAAGTGCCCTGCACAGTGACCACAGCATCTCCTTTAGATGATGCCACTCTTTCTGAATTAAAAACAGTCCTGAACAGCTTCCTAAGTAAAAACCAAATACTGAAATTGGAAGTTAAGACTGACCCATTGATCATGGGTGGGATGATTGTCCACATTGGAGAGAAGTATGTTGATATGTCTGCAAAGACCAAGATTCAGAAGCTGAGTGTGCTCATGCGGGAGGCTTTCTGA